A stretch of the Streptomyces sp. NBC_01428 genome encodes the following:
- a CDS encoding class I adenylate-forming enzyme family protein has translation MNDTAHALSSARTLWELVERRARLTPDRPVLLQGDRSLTFGALRERSERVAAGLYERGVRPGTVVAWQLPTRIETALLSFALARVGAVQTPVIPFYRDREVGFALRESKAAHFAVPGEWRGFDHTAMAHRLGARNVFEAYDDLPDGDPAVLPPPPSDGTTVRWIYWTSGTTSDPKGVLHTDRSLIAGGSCLAHALHLSADDVGSMAFPYAHIAGPDYTVMLLLYGFPAVMFEHFALPAALEEYRRHGVTVAGGSTAFYAMFLAEQRKRPGEPVLPALRLLAGGGAPKPPEVYHAVVREMGVQLTHGYGMTEVPMITMGAPDDTAENLATTEGRPPDGMEIRIVDAAGAPRPAGVDGDVRLRGEAVCRGYLDPAQTAEAFDADGFLVTGDVGHLTESGHLVLTGRVKDIIIRKGENISAKEIEDLLHRHPAVGDVAVIGLPDAERGERVCAVVEQPPGSPGLTLAALTSYLRGEGLSVHKLPEQLEVVDALPRNETLRKVLKYRLRERFSA, from the coding sequence GTGAACGACACCGCACACGCCCTGAGTTCCGCCCGCACGCTGTGGGAACTGGTCGAGCGCCGCGCCCGGCTCACCCCCGACCGGCCCGTCCTGCTCCAGGGCGACCGCTCGCTGACCTTCGGCGCGTTGCGCGAGCGTTCCGAGCGGGTGGCGGCCGGCCTGTACGAGCGGGGCGTGCGCCCCGGCACGGTCGTCGCCTGGCAGCTGCCCACCCGGATCGAGACCGCTCTGCTGTCCTTCGCGCTGGCCCGCGTCGGCGCGGTGCAGACCCCCGTCATCCCCTTCTACCGGGACCGCGAGGTGGGCTTCGCGCTGCGCGAGTCGAAGGCGGCCCACTTCGCCGTGCCGGGCGAGTGGCGCGGCTTCGACCACACGGCGATGGCGCACCGGCTCGGCGCGCGGAACGTCTTCGAGGCGTACGACGACCTGCCCGACGGCGATCCCGCCGTGCTGCCCCCGCCGCCCTCCGACGGCACCACCGTCCGCTGGATCTACTGGACCTCGGGCACCACCTCGGACCCCAAGGGCGTGCTGCACACCGACCGTTCCCTGATCGCGGGCGGTTCCTGCCTCGCGCACGCCCTGCACCTCTCCGCCGACGACGTGGGCTCGATGGCCTTCCCGTACGCGCACATCGCCGGTCCCGACTACACGGTGATGCTGCTGCTGTACGGCTTCCCCGCCGTGATGTTCGAGCACTTCGCGCTGCCCGCGGCACTGGAGGAGTACCGCAGGCACGGCGTGACGGTGGCGGGCGGGTCGACCGCCTTCTACGCGATGTTCCTCGCCGAGCAGCGCAAACGGCCCGGCGAACCGGTACTGCCCGCGCTGCGGCTGCTCGCCGGCGGCGGGGCGCCGAAACCGCCCGAGGTCTACCACGCGGTGGTCCGGGAGATGGGCGTGCAGCTCACCCACGGGTACGGGATGACCGAGGTCCCGATGATCACGATGGGCGCGCCGGACGACACGGCGGAGAACCTCGCGACCACGGAGGGCCGGCCGCCGGACGGCATGGAGATACGGATCGTGGACGCGGCGGGAGCGCCCCGGCCGGCCGGCGTCGACGGGGACGTGCGGCTGCGGGGCGAGGCGGTGTGCCGGGGCTATCTGGACCCGGCGCAGACGGCGGAGGCCTTCGACGCGGACGGGTTCCTGGTCACCGGGGACGTCGGGCATCTGACGGAGAGCGGGCATCTGGTGCTCACCGGGCGGGTGAAGGACATCATCATCCGCAAGGGCGAGAACATCTCCGCGAAGGAGATCGAGGACCTGCTGCACCGGCATCCGGCCGTCGGGGACGTCGCGGTGATCGGCCTGCCCGACGCCGAGCGCGGGGAGCGGGTCTGCGCGGTGGTCGAACAGCCCCCGGGGTCACCGGGGTTGACGCTGGCCGCGCTGACCTCGTATCTGCGCGGCGAGGGGCTCTCCGTGCACAAGCTGCCGGAGCAGCTGGAGGTCGTCGACGCCCTGCCGCGCAACGAGACGCTGCGCAAGGTGCTCAAGTACCGGCTCAGGGAGCGGTTCTCGGCGTGA
- a CDS encoding amidohydrolase family protein translates to MTELPRIISVDDHVIEPAHLFETWLPRKYRERGPQPLTAGIGELAYVAGKYQITMDPAGPPTDWWIYEDLKFPYKRNIAAVGFDRDEMTLEGITRAEMRPGCWDPAERLRDMDLNHVEASLCFPTFPRFCGQTFAEAHDKEVALACVRAYNDWMVEEWCGDSGGRLIPLCLIPLWDIDLAVAEIRRNAARGVKAVTFSEIPTYLGLPSIHSGYWDPFFAVCQETGTVVNMHIGSSSQMPAASPDAPPAVQASLSFNNAMASMMDFLFSGVLVKFPRLKLAYSEGQMGWIPYALERADDVWSEHRAWGGVKDLIPEPPSTYYYRQIFCCFFRDKHGVASLDVVGRDNATFETDYPHVDSTFPHTKEVALDHVKGLDDETIHKLMRGNAIRMLDLDL, encoded by the coding sequence ATGACCGAACTGCCCCGCATCATCAGCGTCGACGACCACGTGATCGAGCCCGCGCACCTCTTCGAGACCTGGCTGCCGCGGAAGTACCGGGAACGCGGGCCGCAGCCGCTCACGGCCGGCATCGGTGAACTCGCCTACGTCGCCGGCAAGTACCAGATCACCATGGACCCGGCGGGACCGCCGACCGACTGGTGGATCTACGAGGACCTCAAGTTCCCGTACAAGCGCAACATCGCCGCCGTCGGCTTCGACCGCGACGAGATGACGCTGGAGGGCATCACCCGCGCCGAGATGCGGCCCGGCTGCTGGGACCCCGCCGAGCGGCTCCGGGACATGGACCTCAACCACGTCGAGGCCAGCCTCTGCTTCCCCACCTTCCCGCGCTTCTGCGGCCAGACCTTCGCCGAGGCCCACGACAAGGAGGTCGCCCTCGCCTGCGTGCGGGCCTACAACGACTGGATGGTCGAGGAGTGGTGTGGCGACAGCGGCGGCCGGCTGATCCCGCTGTGCCTGATCCCGCTGTGGGACATCGACCTCGCGGTCGCCGAGATCCGCCGCAACGCGGCCCGCGGCGTGAAGGCCGTCACCTTCTCCGAGATCCCCACCTACCTGGGCCTGCCGTCCATCCACTCCGGCTACTGGGACCCGTTCTTCGCGGTCTGCCAGGAGACCGGCACGGTCGTGAACATGCACATCGGCTCGTCCTCGCAGATGCCCGCCGCCTCCCCCGACGCCCCGCCCGCGGTCCAGGCCTCGCTGTCCTTCAACAACGCCATGGCCTCGATGATGGACTTCCTGTTCAGTGGCGTCCTGGTGAAGTTCCCGCGCCTCAAACTCGCCTACTCCGAAGGCCAGATGGGCTGGATCCCGTACGCCCTGGAGCGCGCCGACGACGTCTGGTCCGAGCACCGCGCCTGGGGCGGCGTGAAGGACCTGATCCCGGAGCCGCCCTCCACGTACTACTACCGGCAGATCTTCTGCTGCTTCTTCCGCGACAAGCACGGCGTCGCGTCCCTGGACGTCGTCGGCCGCGACAACGCCACCTTCGAGACCGACTACCCGCACGTCGACTCGACCTTCCCGCACACCAAGGAGGTCGCCCTCGACCACGTGAAGGGCCTCGACGACGAGACGATCCACAAGCTGATGCGCGGCAACGCCATCCGCATGCTGGACCTGGACCTGTAG
- a CDS encoding acyl-CoA dehydrogenase family protein: MDLTYTPEEEEFRARLRAWLAGALPALPPRPSPGDWPARRAYDLGWQRRLYDAGYAGLHWPVDAGGQGATPTQHLIYLEETEKAGAPYVGANFVGLLHAGPTIASEGDAGQRARWLPPVLRGEEVWCQGFSEPGAGSDLAALRTRAWRDGDDYVVSGSKIWTSHAEVADWCELLVRTDPDAPRHRGITWLAMPMDAPGITVRPLRTLAGSTEFAEVFLDEVRVPVTHRVGAENDGWRVTMVTLSYERGTAFVGEVVACRRVLAEVAREARKNGRWDDAVLRRRLGRLNAEFRALWRLTQWNVGEAQRTGGVPGVGGSVFKLRYSHARQELYDAAAEVLGPESLDPGREWTLDRLSSLSYTIAAGTSQIQRNIVAERILGLPRGR; this comes from the coding sequence GTGGACCTGACGTACACGCCCGAGGAGGAGGAGTTCCGCGCCCGCCTGCGCGCCTGGCTCGCCGGAGCCCTCCCCGCCCTGCCGCCGAGACCGTCCCCCGGCGACTGGCCCGCCCGCCGCGCCTACGACCTCGGCTGGCAGCGCAGGCTGTACGACGCCGGGTACGCGGGCCTGCACTGGCCCGTCGACGCCGGCGGGCAGGGCGCGACCCCGACCCAGCACCTCATCTACCTGGAGGAGACGGAGAAGGCGGGCGCCCCCTACGTCGGTGCCAACTTCGTCGGGCTGCTGCACGCGGGCCCGACCATCGCCTCCGAGGGGGACGCGGGACAGCGGGCCCGCTGGCTGCCGCCCGTACTGCGCGGCGAGGAGGTCTGGTGCCAGGGCTTCAGCGAGCCGGGTGCCGGCTCCGACCTCGCGGCGCTGCGCACCCGCGCGTGGCGGGACGGCGACGACTACGTGGTGAGCGGGTCGAAGATCTGGACCTCCCACGCCGAGGTCGCCGACTGGTGCGAACTGCTGGTGCGCACCGACCCCGACGCCCCCCGGCACCGCGGGATCACCTGGCTCGCGATGCCCATGGACGCGCCGGGCATCACCGTCCGCCCGCTGCGCACCCTCGCCGGCTCCACCGAGTTCGCGGAGGTCTTCCTCGACGAGGTGCGCGTCCCGGTCACCCACCGCGTCGGCGCGGAGAACGACGGCTGGCGCGTGACCATGGTGACCCTGTCCTACGAACGCGGCACCGCCTTCGTCGGCGAAGTCGTCGCCTGCCGACGCGTGTTGGCCGAGGTGGCGCGCGAGGCGCGGAAGAACGGCCGCTGGGACGACGCCGTACTGCGCCGCCGCCTCGGCCGGCTGAACGCCGAGTTCCGCGCGCTGTGGCGGCTGACCCAGTGGAACGTCGGCGAGGCCCAGCGGACCGGGGGAGTGCCCGGCGTCGGCGGCTCGGTCTTCAAGCTCCGCTACTCCCACGCACGCCAGGAGCTGTACGACGCCGCCGCCGAGGTGCTCGGCCCCGAGTCCCTCGACCCCGGCCGCGAGTGGACCCTGGACCGGCTGTCGTCCCTGTCGTACACCATCGCGGCCGGCACCTCGCAGATCCAGCGGAACATCGTGGCCGAGCGGATCCTCGGCCTCCCCCGGGGAAGGTGA
- a CDS encoding acyl-CoA dehydrogenase family protein produces MDFQLGPDQKALRQGVRELLEGRFGRDALRAAADRAETPGEHVLDRTLWRELGAAGFFALRLPEAAGGVGQGLPEAVLAFEEAGRVLLPGPLIATHLAAGTVPGAATGETVVTAAGPGLVEWLDESDVVHGDTTGAEPLAVLDPLTPLHRLPAAPDRPPTDTRHTLLVSLLTAAEQLGSAARTCETAVQHARTREQFGRPIGAFQAVQHLCAGMLVRVELARAAVYAAAVTADPTDVAAARLLADEAAVRGARDCLQVHGGMGFTWESDIHLHLKRAWIRTHRAGGGTQSEEALADDLVVGPA; encoded by the coding sequence ATGGACTTCCAACTCGGCCCGGACCAGAAGGCCTTGCGACAGGGTGTACGGGAACTGCTGGAGGGCCGGTTCGGGCGGGACGCGCTGCGCGCGGCGGCCGACCGGGCCGAGACGCCGGGCGAGCACGTCCTCGACCGGACCCTGTGGCGCGAACTGGGGGCCGCGGGATTCTTCGCCCTGCGCCTGCCCGAGGCGGCCGGCGGCGTCGGACAGGGGCTCCCCGAGGCCGTGCTGGCCTTCGAGGAGGCGGGCCGCGTCCTGCTGCCCGGCCCCCTGATCGCCACCCACCTCGCCGCGGGCACCGTGCCCGGCGCCGCCACCGGGGAGACCGTCGTCACGGCCGCCGGCCCCGGCCTCGTCGAATGGCTGGACGAGTCCGACGTCGTCCACGGGGACACCACCGGCGCCGAACCCCTCGCCGTGCTGGACCCGCTGACCCCCCTGCACCGGCTGCCCGCCGCCCCGGACCGGCCACCCACGGACACCCGCCACACCCTCCTCGTCTCCCTGCTCACCGCCGCCGAACAACTCGGCAGCGCCGCCCGGACCTGTGAGACGGCCGTGCAACACGCCCGGACCCGCGAACAGTTCGGTCGGCCGATCGGGGCCTTCCAGGCGGTCCAGCACCTGTGCGCGGGCATGCTCGTCCGGGTCGAGCTGGCCCGCGCCGCCGTCTACGCCGCCGCCGTCACCGCCGACCCCACCGACGTCGCGGCCGCCCGGCTGCTCGCCGACGAGGCCGCCGTGCGCGGCGCCCGGGACTGCCTCCAGGTGCACGGCGGCATGGGCTTCACCTGGGAGTCCGACATCCACCTGCACCTGAAGAGGGCGTGGATCCGGACCCACCGTGCGGGCGGCGGCACACAGAGTGAGGAGGCGCTCGCGGACGATCTGGTCGTCGGGCCGGCCTGA
- a CDS encoding ATP-binding protein, whose protein sequence is MQVLQVQLEIRPDPAEVGRARRWARSRLAGSGIEADEPLAETLILLVSELVTNAVVHTGCPAVLRLCLPGGGDAATVRLEVADSCARPPIPRHAEGDETNGRGLELVDGLADRWGWNPEGAGKRIWCEVDRCAAGAPAGPAYPAYEDFAYEAV, encoded by the coding sequence GTGCAGGTGCTTCAAGTGCAGCTGGAGATCCGGCCCGACCCCGCAGAGGTGGGGCGAGCCCGGCGGTGGGCTCGTTCGCGGCTCGCGGGTTCCGGGATAGAGGCCGACGAACCGCTCGCCGAGACGCTGATCCTGCTCGTCTCCGAGCTCGTCACCAACGCCGTGGTGCACACCGGCTGTCCGGCCGTACTGCGGCTGTGCCTGCCGGGTGGCGGTGACGCCGCCACGGTGCGCCTGGAGGTCGCCGACTCCTGTGCCCGGCCTCCGATCCCCCGGCACGCCGAGGGCGACGAGACCAACGGCCGCGGCCTGGAACTCGTCGACGGCCTCGCGGACCGCTGGGGCTGGAATCCCGAAGGCGCCGGCAAGCGCATCTGGTGCGAGGTGGACCGCTGCGCCGCGGGCGCCCCGGCCGGGCCCGCGTACCCGGCCTACGAGGACTTCGCGTACGAGGCGGTCTAG
- a CDS encoding cyclase family protein, whose protein sequence is MSLPAEFHEIAKRVNNWGRWGADDEIGTLNLITDEVVRRAAATVRSGRRVPLALPLRQDGVQTGMIPGRVNPLHVMVQINQEIFGPGTVACSDDAVTMGLQAGTHWDALTHVSHSGKLYNGRPAGTVTPHGGAEFGGIDKPRHIVSRGVLLDVARARGVDRLAGGHAVTPEDLEAAEELAGTRVRAGDIVLVRTGQIQVYLAGDKHGYGYPSPGLSVRTPEWFHARDVAAVANDTLTFEIFPPEIEDLWLPVHALDLVEMGMLQGQNWNLEELSTACGQEGRYAFLLSAMPEPFVGGTGTPVAPVALL, encoded by the coding sequence ATGTCACTGCCTGCCGAGTTCCACGAGATCGCCAAGCGCGTGAACAACTGGGGGCGCTGGGGGGCCGACGACGAGATCGGGACACTGAACCTCATCACCGACGAGGTGGTCCGGCGGGCGGCGGCGACCGTGCGCAGCGGACGCCGCGTGCCGCTCGCGCTGCCGCTCCGGCAGGACGGCGTGCAGACCGGGATGATCCCGGGACGGGTCAACCCGCTGCACGTGATGGTGCAGATCAACCAGGAGATCTTCGGGCCCGGCACGGTGGCGTGCAGCGACGACGCGGTGACCATGGGGCTTCAGGCGGGCACCCATTGGGACGCGCTGACCCATGTCTCGCACTCGGGGAAGCTCTACAACGGCCGCCCGGCCGGCACGGTCACCCCGCACGGCGGCGCCGAGTTCGGCGGGATCGACAAGCCGCGGCACATCGTCTCGCGCGGTGTCCTGCTCGACGTGGCGCGGGCGCGCGGCGTGGACCGGCTGGCCGGCGGACACGCGGTCACCCCGGAGGACCTGGAGGCCGCCGAGGAGTTGGCGGGCACGCGGGTGCGGGCGGGCGACATCGTGCTCGTACGGACCGGGCAGATCCAGGTGTATCTCGCGGGCGACAAGCACGGGTACGGGTATCCCTCGCCGGGCCTGTCGGTGCGCACCCCGGAGTGGTTCCACGCGCGCGACGTGGCCGCGGTCGCCAACGACACCCTCACCTTCGAGATCTTCCCGCCCGAGATCGAGGACCTCTGGCTGCCCGTCCACGCGCTCGACCTGGTGGAGATGGGGATGCTGCAGGGCCAGAACTGGAATCTCGAAGAGTTGTCCACAGCCTGTGGACAAGAAGGGCGGTACGCCTTCCTGCTGTCGGCGATGCCGGAACCCTTCGTGGGGGGCACCGGCACCCCCGTGGCCCCGGTGGCCCTCCTCTAG
- a CDS encoding SDR family NAD(P)-dependent oxidoreductase, translating into MGNFLAGKVVAVTGAGRGIGRAVALAAAAEGARVVVNDYGVSVEGAEPTSSVADTVVKEVEAAGGEAVAVADDISTMAGGQRVVDTALAAYGRIDGVVCVAGILRERMLFNMSEQEWDPVVATHLKGTFTLFRAASAVMRKQGSGTLIGFTSGNHQGSVAQANYSAAKGGIISLVRSAALGLHKYGVTANAVAPVARTRMSANVPMELKEIGEPEDVAALVVYLLSERARAERITGQVYTIAGPKIAVWAQPRELRAGYAEGAWTPERIADFLPGTVGVDPMPLLEQVEAMARAAADQARPNA; encoded by the coding sequence GTGGGGAACTTCTTGGCGGGCAAGGTCGTCGCCGTCACGGGCGCGGGGCGGGGGATAGGCCGGGCGGTCGCCCTCGCGGCGGCCGCCGAGGGAGCACGCGTGGTCGTCAACGACTACGGGGTGTCCGTCGAGGGCGCGGAGCCGACGAGTTCGGTCGCCGACACCGTCGTCAAGGAGGTCGAGGCGGCGGGTGGCGAGGCGGTCGCGGTCGCCGACGACATCTCGACGATGGCGGGCGGGCAACGGGTCGTCGACACCGCGCTGGCCGCGTACGGACGGATCGACGGCGTGGTCTGCGTGGCCGGCATCCTGCGCGAACGGATGCTCTTCAACATGTCGGAACAGGAGTGGGACCCGGTCGTCGCCACCCACCTCAAAGGAACCTTCACCCTGTTCCGGGCCGCCTCGGCGGTGATGCGCAAACAGGGGTCCGGCACGCTCATCGGGTTCACCAGCGGCAACCACCAGGGGTCCGTCGCCCAGGCCAACTACAGCGCCGCCAAGGGCGGCATCATCTCGCTGGTGCGCAGCGCGGCCCTCGGGCTGCACAAGTACGGGGTCACCGCCAACGCGGTCGCACCGGTGGCCCGTACGCGCATGTCGGCGAACGTGCCCATGGAGCTCAAGGAGATCGGCGAGCCGGAGGACGTGGCCGCGCTCGTGGTCTACCTGCTGTCGGAACGGGCCCGCGCGGAACGCATCACCGGGCAGGTCTACACGATCGCCGGACCCAAGATCGCCGTCTGGGCCCAGCCCCGCGAACTGCGCGCCGGATACGCCGAGGGCGCCTGGACCCCGGAGCGGATCGCCGACTTCCTGCCCGGCACCGTCGGCGTCGATCCGATGCCCCTGCTGGAACAGGTGGAGGCGATGGCGCGCGCGGCCGCGGACCAGGCCCGCCCCAACGCGTGA
- a CDS encoding acyl-CoA dehydrogenase family protein, with protein MDFAFGPEDEEFRREARAWLAEHVTGARGRRDWERELGRAGWIGLGWAEDGYGNRRAGLTRQVVWAEEYARSKAPPRSGHIGENLLAPTLLAHGTPEQKRRFLPPVAQGRELWCQGYSEPGAGSDLAGIRTTAVHGADDAATSGSPPVAGGSAPPSAVRDAGAPSGVYRVTGQKIWTSLAHEADWCFVLARTEGASTRHHGLSFLLLPMDQPGRVEVRPIRQLTGTSEFNEVFFDGAVARAEHVVGGAGNGWRVAMSLLGFERGVSTLAQQIGFAEELGTVLRTAVATGAATDPVVRDQLVRLWAELRTMRWNALRTLGGSGDPADTAAPSAAKLLWGGWHRRLGELAVRVRGAGAAAGPSDWSPEAPYELDAAQHLFLFSRADTIYGGSDEIQRTIIAERALGLPKEPRG; from the coding sequence GTGGATTTCGCATTCGGCCCCGAGGACGAGGAGTTCCGGCGTGAGGCGCGGGCCTGGCTCGCGGAGCACGTCACCGGTGCGCGGGGGCGCCGCGACTGGGAGCGGGAGCTCGGGCGGGCCGGCTGGATCGGACTCGGCTGGGCGGAGGACGGGTACGGGAACCGGCGCGCCGGTCTGACCCGGCAGGTCGTGTGGGCCGAGGAGTACGCCCGCTCCAAGGCGCCCCCGCGGTCCGGACACATCGGTGAGAACCTCCTCGCCCCGACCCTCCTGGCGCACGGGACACCGGAACAGAAGCGCCGCTTCCTGCCGCCGGTCGCCCAGGGCCGGGAGCTGTGGTGCCAGGGGTACAGCGAACCCGGGGCGGGCTCCGACCTGGCGGGGATCCGGACGACCGCGGTGCACGGCGCGGACGACGCGGCGACTTCCGGGTCCCCGCCCGTCGCCGGGGGCTCCGCGCCGCCGTCCGCCGTGCGGGACGCGGGGGCACCCTCGGGCGTGTACCGCGTCACGGGGCAGAAGATCTGGACCTCGCTCGCCCACGAGGCGGACTGGTGCTTCGTGCTCGCCCGGACCGAAGGGGCCTCCACCCGCCACCACGGCCTGTCCTTCCTCCTCCTGCCCATGGACCAGCCGGGCCGCGTCGAGGTCCGGCCGATCCGCCAGCTGACCGGCACCAGCGAGTTCAACGAGGTGTTCTTCGACGGCGCCGTCGCCCGCGCCGAGCACGTGGTGGGCGGGGCCGGCAACGGCTGGCGCGTCGCCATGAGCCTGCTCGGCTTCGAGCGCGGGGTCTCCACCCTCGCCCAGCAGATCGGTTTCGCCGAGGAGCTGGGGACCGTCCTGCGGACCGCCGTCGCGACCGGCGCCGCCACGGACCCCGTGGTGCGCGACCAGCTCGTACGCCTGTGGGCCGAGTTGCGCACCATGCGCTGGAACGCCCTGCGCACGCTGGGTGGTTCGGGTGATCCGGCGGACACGGCGGCGCCCAGCGCGGCGAAGCTCCTGTGGGGCGGCTGGCATCGCCGGCTCGGTGAACTGGCCGTGCGGGTACGGGGTGCGGGCGCGGCGGCCGGTCCCTCGGACTGGTCACCCGAAGCGCCCTACGAACTGGACGCCGCACAGCACCTGTTCCTGTTCAGCCGAGCCGACACGATCTACGGCGGCTCGGACGAGATCCAGCGCACGATCATCGCCGAGCGCGCGCTCGGCCTGCCGAAGGAACCCAGGGGCTAG
- a CDS encoding Zn-dependent alcohol dehydrogenase, with translation MRGVIFDGRRTEVVDDLELRDPGPGEVRVAVSAAGLCHSDLSVVDGTIPFPVPVVLGHEGAGVVEAVGAGVTHVGPGDHVALSTLANCGACAECDRGRPTMCRKAIGMPQRPFSRAGQPLYQFAANSSFAERTVVKAVQAVRIPEDIPLTSAALIGCGVLTGVGAVLNRARVDRGDTVLVIGTGGIGLNVIQGARIAGALRIVAVDSNPAKEAMARQFGATDFLTSTDGVKDILPTGAQHAFECVGRVELIRQAIDLLDRHGQAVLLGVPPATAEASFLVSSMYLDKSILGCRYGSSRPQRDIALYADLYRAGHLLLDELVTATYPVEDFERAAEDAHAGKVARAVLTF, from the coding sequence ATGCGAGGCGTGATCTTCGACGGCAGGCGGACCGAGGTCGTGGACGACCTGGAGCTGCGGGACCCGGGGCCCGGAGAGGTGCGGGTGGCGGTCTCCGCGGCGGGACTCTGCCACAGCGACCTGTCCGTGGTGGACGGCACCATCCCCTTCCCCGTCCCGGTGGTCCTCGGCCACGAGGGTGCGGGCGTGGTGGAGGCCGTGGGCGCGGGCGTCACCCATGTCGGGCCCGGCGACCACGTGGCGCTGTCCACGCTCGCCAACTGCGGGGCCTGCGCCGAGTGCGACCGGGGCCGGCCCACGATGTGCCGCAAGGCGATCGGCATGCCGCAGCGGCCGTTCAGCCGGGCCGGGCAGCCGCTGTACCAGTTCGCCGCCAACTCCTCCTTCGCCGAACGGACGGTGGTGAAGGCGGTGCAGGCGGTCCGGATCCCCGAGGACATCCCGCTCACGTCCGCCGCGCTCATCGGCTGCGGGGTCCTCACCGGGGTCGGGGCCGTGCTCAACCGGGCCCGCGTGGACCGCGGCGACACCGTCCTCGTCATCGGCACCGGCGGCATCGGCCTCAACGTCATCCAGGGCGCGCGGATCGCGGGCGCCCTGCGGATCGTCGCCGTCGACTCCAACCCGGCGAAGGAGGCGATGGCCCGGCAGTTCGGCGCCACCGACTTCCTGACCTCCACCGACGGGGTGAAGGACATCCTGCCCACCGGCGCCCAGCACGCCTTCGAGTGCGTGGGCCGCGTGGAACTGATCCGGCAGGCGATCGACCTGCTCGACCGGCACGGCCAGGCCGTCCTCCTTGGAGTGCCCCCGGCGACCGCCGAGGCGTCCTTCCTCGTCTCCTCCATGTACCTGGACAAGTCCATCCTGGGCTGCCGCTACGGCTCGTCCCGCCCGCAGCGCGACATCGCCCTGTACGCCGACCTGTACCGCGCGGGGCACCTGCTGCTCGACGAGCTGGTGACCGCGACCTACCCCGTCGAGGACTTCGAGCGGGCCGCCGAGGACGCGCACGCCGGAAAGGTGGCGCGCGCGGTGCTCACGTTCTGA
- a CDS encoding GlxA family transcriptional regulator codes for MAPSGTFRPHRVVVLALDGLLPFELGIPQRIFGKARDSAGTSLYEVVTCSARPPGPVTTDADFEVLVAHGPEALATADTVVIPASYELGPVEQEGVLTPELAAALAHLRPGTRLVSICTGGYVLGAAGLLDGRPATTHWMHAEHFQRLFPKIRVDADVLFIDDGDVLTSAGVAAGIDLCLHIVRRDHGAAVANDVARRTVVPPHRDGGQAQFVRRPVPEAQSAGTTTARAWALGRLHEPIQLRDMAEQESMSVRTFTRRFREEVGVSPGQWLTRQRVEHARHLLESSGLSIDQVARDAGFGTAQSMRQHLQAVLGVTPTAYRRTFRSGAGSGSGDGGAESAAAAARV; via the coding sequence ATGGCCCCTTCGGGAACGTTCCGCCCGCACCGTGTCGTCGTCCTCGCCCTCGACGGCCTGCTCCCCTTCGAGCTGGGCATCCCCCAGCGCATCTTCGGCAAGGCGCGGGACAGTGCCGGGACGTCGCTGTACGAGGTGGTCACCTGCTCGGCCCGGCCGCCGGGGCCGGTCACCACGGACGCCGACTTCGAGGTGCTGGTCGCGCACGGCCCCGAGGCGCTCGCCACCGCCGACACGGTGGTGATCCCGGCGTCGTACGAACTCGGCCCCGTCGAGCAGGAGGGCGTCCTGACGCCGGAGCTGGCCGCCGCCCTCGCCCACCTCCGCCCCGGCACCCGCCTGGTCTCCATCTGCACCGGCGGCTACGTCCTGGGCGCGGCAGGCCTTCTCGACGGCCGGCCGGCCACCACGCACTGGATGCACGCCGAGCACTTCCAGCGGCTCTTCCCGAAGATCCGCGTGGACGCGGACGTGCTGTTCATCGACGACGGGGACGTGCTGACCTCGGCCGGGGTCGCCGCCGGCATCGACCTGTGCCTGCACATCGTGCGCCGCGACCACGGCGCGGCCGTCGCCAACGACGTGGCCCGCCGCACCGTCGTCCCCCCGCACCGGGACGGCGGCCAGGCGCAGTTCGTCCGGCGGCCCGTCCCGGAGGCGCAGTCGGCCGGCACGACGACCGCGCGCGCCTGGGCGCTCGGCCGTCTCCACGAGCCGATCCAGCTCCGCGACATGGCCGAGCAGGAGTCCATGTCGGTGCGCACCTTCACCCGGCGGTTCCGCGAGGAGGTCGGGGTGAGTCCGGGCCAGTGGCTGACCCGGCAGCGCGTCGAACACGCCCGGCACCTGCTGGAGTCGAGCGGTCTGTCCATCGACCAGGTGGCCCGCGACGCCGGGTTCGGCACGGCCCAGTCGATGCGCCAGCACCTCCAGGCCGTCCTCGGTGTCACCCCCACCGCCTACCGGCGCACGTTCCGGTCGGGCGCCGGGAGCGGGAGCGGGGACGGGGGCGCGGAGAGCGCCGCCGCGGCGGCCCGGGTGTGA